Genomic window (Besnoitia besnoiti strain Bb-Ger1 chromosome Unknown contig00143, whole genome shotgun sequence):
cacgtaaacactgaattttatgattctatgtattctggtgatagtgttactttatcaacatctattctggttctttcggacatccagaggtatacattctaattttacctgcttttggtgtagtctcgcagacattatctatgtatgctgctagatctgtcttcggtggacaatctatgatcttagctatgggttgtatttctattctaggttccttagtatgggcacatcattatgatgacagtcggtctagaggtagataccagagcttatttctctgctatgactattatgattgcaattcctaccggtactaagattttcaactggttaggtacctatatggctagccatacaactacaagaactgtagatctatgggctgctcttagttttatcctattgtttactctaggtggtactacaggtgtagttatgggtaacgctggtatggatattgccctacatgatacatactatattgtagctcatttccatttcgtattatctcttggtgcagtactagctactatatgtggctttatcttctatagcagagatatgttcggagatactgtaaatctattccatgtaaataccggtgcttctccatatttaagcatctggtttgtagtcttcttaggtagtatcttattaattttcatccctatgcatatacttggtttcaacgttatgccaagaaggataccagattaccctgattatctttgttatattaatacatggtgttcaattggttctatatccacaatagttatcatcttaactatgctctgctaatgcacttaacatgatggtcatgaaaagcaacaagagaacttggatccggtaaacaaagaccttcaagatctaaaccagtagtccaactcgtagtatatactcccagaaaaaggtagtttatatcaacctaggaatcccattttagtaagtgtaacatggagtctagcttcagttgttatctgattggtattgcatgcctggtgacttagaatatgattcttattaatgggagcacagttccctgggtatccaatccagtgctctgccttgggcattgaaactaacccacagttcaaccctgtattataaaatccagtagactcatgtccttgtcgtttatataaatctattaatgcttgtcaagttccttgtatctagttagctcactgcgtacttaggatcagaccaaaagagttcactaatggtactagaaaataggagatcgcgttagttcttgggaaaacgacttccgaaccaccaatatatattggtacaaagaagttaccatatcctccgtacaaagcaggcattaagaacataaagatcatagctaggccatgtatcgttattatcacattataagtagctatcgtctctgtacaaatgatccgcgatccagaactgtataactcaaatcgaataaacaaagacattatagttcctagaatactgaagatgactccggttatgagatacagacaaccaagttctttatgattgcagtacaccaccaccccactggactgcttaagacagctaaaagtgttggatttcaatatcacggtaatcatgtttgcttggaagctggaagacggaatcgttattaagcgccaggtagtcctggacactgaatccatgagcgtgaacattggatgtcaccatggtatagttacggtacatatataaaatctacagtacgatttgagatttgttacgtgacgagcggtgtgtttaagactagtttacatgcgctcattttaatatgtagttatttaacgaagttctattgtgctagcatggtttcgagaacacaccaaatttccatgagtctattccgggcacacctcgtcttttatcggtgtgctctcaatctaaattcatcttataactttggtttcttagttgcaattacctttgtactccaaataattacaggtatcactttagcgttccgatatacttctgaagcatcttgtgcatttgctagtgttcaacatctagttagagaggtagcagcaggatgggaatttaggatgttgcatgcaacaactgcttctttcgtcttcttgtgtatcttaatacacatgtctcgaggtatgtataactccagctatagttatttaactactgcttggatgtctggtttagttttatatctacttactatagccactgctttcctcggttatgtactaccatggggacagatgagtttctggggtgctacagtcattactaatctcctttctccaataccatatttagtaccttggttactcggtggatactatgtatctgatgtaacattaaaacgattctttgtattgcactttatattaccttttgtaggttgcattctaattgtattacacatcttctatttacatttaaatggttctagtaaccctgcaggtattgattccgcacttaaagtagccttctatcctcatatgttaatgaccgatgctaaatgtctatcctatctaattggtttaattttcttacaaacggcttttggtttgattgaattatcgcacccagataactccataccagtgaaccggtttgtaactccgcttcatatcgtacctgaatggtacttttttagcatattatgcggtgttaaaaagtaatcccatccaaaaaccggtggtttgtttagtatttatgtcctctctcattaacttagctcttttatctgaaattcgagctttgaatactcgaatgttgatacgacaacattttatgactcgaaatgtagtcagtggatgggtaattatttgggtatacagtatgatcttcttgattattattggtagtgctattccacaagcgacttatatcttatatggtagattagctactatcgtatatcttactaccggattggttctatgcttatactaaatcaatagttataatgactacagcttccaagcaaacatgattaccgtgatattgaaatccaacacttttagctgtcttaagcagtccagtggggtggtggtgtactgcaatcataaagaactttggttgtctgtatctcataaccggagtcatcttcagtattctaggaactataatgtctttgtttattcgatttgagttatacagttctggatcgcggatcatttgtacagagacgatagctacttataatgtgataataacgatacatggcctagctatgatctttatgttcttaatgcctgctttgtacggaggatatggtaacttctttgtaccaatatatattggtggttcggaagtcgttttcccaagaactaacgcgatctcctattttctagtaccattagtgaactcttttggtctgatcctaagtacgcagtgagctaactagatacaaggaacttgacaagcattaatagatttatataaacgacaaggacatgagtctactggattttataatacagggttgaactgtgtaaagatcattgtgttatggttctatcacaaaccattgagattacgaagttatggttttgggctcgtgagtgtctctcaataactagctgagtgcttgtacgataattatatcaatgcagtaccaattaaggcgtgtagcatctcctatgctccttaacatcacagctatgtcgaattatcgcacccagataactccataccagtgaacggttgtaactccgcttcatatcgtacctgaatgtactttttagcatattatgcggtgttaaaagtaatcccatccaaaaccggtgtttgttagtatttatgtcctctctcattaacttagctctttatctgaaattcgagctttgaatactcgaatgttgatacgacaacattttatgactcgaaatgtagtcagtggatgggtaattatttggtatacagtatgatcttcttgattattattggtagtgctattccacaagcgacttatatcttatatggtagattagctactatcgtatatcttactaccggattggttctatgcttatactaaatcaatagttataatgactacagcttccaagcaaacatgatttaccgtgatattgaaatccaacacttttagctgtcttaagcagtccagtggggtggtggtgtactgcaatcataaagaacttggttgtctgtattcATAAccgagtcatcttcagtattctaggaactataatgtctttgtttattcgatttgagttatacaaGTTCTGGATCGCcgatcatttgtacagaacgatagctacttataatgtgataataacgatacatggcctagctatgatctttatgttcttaatgctgcttgtacggaggatatggtaacttctttgtacaATATTATTGGTGGTtggaagtcgttttcccaagaactaacgcgattCCTATTTTTCTAGTACATTTgactcttttggtctgatctAAGTACGCatgagctaactagatacaaggaacttgacaagcattaatagatttatataaacgacaaggacatgagtctactggattttataatacagggttgaactgtgggttagtttcaatgcccaaggcagagcactggattggatacccagggaactttgctcccattaataagaatcatattctaagtcaccaggcatgcaataccaatcagataacaactgaagctagactccatgttacacttactaaaatgggattcctaggttgatataaactacctttttctgggggagtatatactacgagttggactactggtttagatcttgaaggtctttgtttaccggatccaagttctcttgtgcttttcatgaccatcatgttaagtgcattaagtatagtggtatccagcgtatatttgaaaaaccaacatttgtatacaagctgtacgaatatcatgacattcactttggtagtcgccttcttaatgttagtctgtacggaatacttaggactatctctttatattaatgataatgcatttggtaatggacttttcatcttaactggtatacattttagccatgttattgttggagctatccttgtattcttcactcaaagtatctatagttctttagttacttacatgcctacaagctctataatgctaagcaaatctaaaggtatgttatgcaagatctttacagaaccattcactattttatatctacactttgtagaaaccatgtggatattaatccacattacattctatctctaaatcatataacggtcgtaaggtacgccgggataacaggtcagataatatgggagttctaatcctcggattgtatcagcacctccatgtcggctcattactcccttgttattgaacaagattcagttaggaacgctagttcaccgtcagatgtaatacgtgagctgggttaagaacgtctggagacagtttgttccctatctaccatattatctaattggtttaattttcttacaaacggcttttggtttgattgaattatcgcacccagataactccataccagtgaaccggtttgtaactccgcttcatatcgtacctgaatggtactttttagcatattatgcggtgttaaaagtaatcccatccaaaaccggtggtttgttagtatttatgtcctctctcattaacttagctcttttatctgaaattcgagctttgaatactcgaatgttgatacgacaacattttatgactcgaaatgtagtcagtggatgggtaattatttgggtatacagtatgatcttcttgattattattggtagtgctattccacaagcgacttatatcttatatggtagattagctactatcgtatatcttactaccggattggttctatgcttatactaaatcaatagttataatgactacagcttccaagcaaacatgattaccgtgatattgaaatccaacacttttagctgtcttaagcagtccagtggggtggtggtgtactgcaatcataaagaacttggttgtctgtatctcataaccggagtcatcttcagtattctaggaactataatgtctttgtttattcgatttgagtgaacacataagatcatcgaatttaacggtatgctcctgaaagtaacggtacaagctgtaaacaaaggactccttaacttaaactgaggagtcaagtaggtacaaaccgtacaaggattaattatgtccatctgtgcatctaagttgagactatcggttatatattttagacgctaacttcccggctaaactttgacttattaaaccagcctgggatcataaaagtactatgtatggtaagattgagcgtgaacattggatgtcaccatggttatagttacggtacatatataaaatctacagtacgatttgagatttgttacgtgacgagcggtgtgtttaagactagttta
Coding sequences:
- a CDS encoding cytochrome b (encoded by transcript BESB_027050), which translates into the protein MSAHYSLVIEQDSFVPYLPYYLIGLIFLQTAFGLIELSHPDNSIPVNRFVTPLHIVPEWYFLAYYAVLKVIPSKTGGLLVFMSSLINLALLSEIRALNTRMLIRQHFMTRNVVSGWVIIWVYSMIFLIIIGSAIPQATYILYGRLATIVYLTTGLVLCLY
- a CDS encoding cytochrome c oxidase subunit iii subfamily protein (encoded by transcript BESB_027040), with the protein product MTIMLSALSIVVSSVYLKNQHLYTSCTNIMTFTLVVAFLMLVCTEYLGLSLYINDNAFGNGLFILTGIHFSHVIVGAILVFFTQSIYSSLVTYMPTSSIMLSKSKGMLCKIFTEPFTILYLHFVETMWILIHITFYL